gagattggcatgaaagaatggaagaggctctttgggcatataggactacgtatcgcacgccaacacaagcgactctctattctcttatttatggagttgaagcagttcCTTCACTTGAGCATCAAATCCCATCATTGTgccttgccattcaagaaggaCTCGCTAATGAAGAAAATACTCGGTTacgccttgaagaattggaggctctcatgaaaaaagactagagggTCAATAAAGTCTggaatgttatcaagctcgtctagctagatcttttaataagaaggttcgtcttagatgcttctaagtgggtgatcaagttcttgttgtaagaagTTCTATTATTACTTTTCGTCGGTCTAGAATCAAGTTTTCCGCTAAATGGGATGGACTATATGTGGTACAAGAAAtatactcaagtggcgctttcaaactggttgactcagaaggattgcgcattggccccattaatggaaagttcataaatagatactatccttgaagaaaagaaatacaCTCCTTAAGGTAAGAGCATAaaactgcatgttactcctggcccgtaagagtataaactgtgcacaacataaaaaaaatgtccgctgggttgaaaatctcgaaagaggcgatataggcaaaagttaggacataacaaaattaaaaaataaaaaaaataaaaaatcactcTTTTAGAACtatgttatgacttgatcctcttcactgaggtacgtaggtgcttggaattacattctgagttcagtcgcatgagtatccaaaaAATACATAATCTCTCTTGACCCTCTTCGCCAAGGTCCATGGTGCTTAGAGTTACATCCtaagtttagtctcataagtttAAAAGGAATGCTTTGAGTATCACAATGTTCTTATAGATTGTCATATATAATGTGTGAATTAGAGAAGGCGAATCAAGAcaaaatttgaattgacttcaaagaaatattcgtaCGAATCCGtaaagctattagctgtgattattgtacacAGTGTAGttctatgaatcttctttttggCTTCTCTACGCTGatatatgagtatttttaataagatcatgtgAATATGAATCTGTCAGCTTTCCTgcgtgtaaagtctttgccacaaatcatataaagtctttgcctcaaatattgtaaagtctttggcttagaCTATGTGATGCTTTTGACTCAGATGGTATAAaatctttgccacaaatcatataaagtctttgcctcagacggtgtaaagtctttggcttggactatgtgatgcctttgactcagatggtgtaaagtcttcgTCAAAGATAATGTAAAATTATTGGCTCAAACAATGCAACAACTTTGACtccaatagaataaaagttcattgaatatgaagtaatattttcacttGCAAAAAAATGGcgtaaacaaaaaaaatgtacctcgtatcttgatgaactcaagagtgtatgcaaaaaggagcatcaaaattgtcaatgccaatgatgaaaataaataaaaagagagagtctatttatagacaaatagtgatggtgagggagtccttcttccaaagtaactataattactttttgggttagGACTCTAGTGAAATGGtataaatttattctctccaaattttaattgattgtgaaattgtgaaaatttgggcTATCCGTATTCTAAAATGAGTGTGTCctttctaaattctaattgtATTTATAATAGGATAGAGATCAGCAAAATAAAGGGTAGACATTTGCTAAAAAAAACAACGgcctaaacaaaaacaaaaaaaaacaaggaACTATGTTTCATTCTTCCAAAAGTCATTTACAACATCACCGGGAGTACATATGTATAATGATGTGATGGTgtcagtaaaataaaataaaaaaaaatatacctcgtatcttgatgaactcaagagtgtaTGCAAAAAGGAGAATCAAAATTGTCAAGCCaatgatgaaataaataaaaggagagagtctatttatagacaaataggTGATGGTGAGGGAGTCCTTCTCccaaagtaactataattacttttttggTTAGGACTCTAGTagaatgatacaaatttattctctccaaatcctaattggatTCTCATTATTTACTCCAACTATGTCACTATAATTGGAGGAAcgtattaatttaatatgttcATGGTGCATATTAAATTGCACGACATACTATTATCGTTTAGttaatacttcaagcctagtctttgtataaaatacttcgacaagacttgaagtagggggcatttgtaaacattagaattatattagatttaaattcataaattaatttagactatattaaattcaagaaaatagttcaaatgatgtggcaatccaagtcaaataaatgatccactaaaagcacaccatgtatcaaagttatgtggcaatccaagtcaatttaaatgagccactaaaatcacaccacgtgtcaaagttatatggcaatccaagtcaaattaaatgagccattagaatcatgtcatttgccaaaattatgtggcaatccaagttaaATTAAACAAGCCACTAAAACCATGACACGTGTCGAGGTTAAAtgacaatctaagtcaaattaaatgagccactagaataatgtcacgtgtatatgtgacatgttctgaccaatcaaattaaagttcttcaccaaagaattttgattggtcagttcaaaccaaccaatcaaataacaccctcataccactccctacaactataaataggggtcctcattattctcaaaGGAGGGGGGGTTCAAGAACAAGAAGTAAGAAGAGAGCTTGTGGATCAAaggccgcaaattctctacaaagccacaaagttcaagtaatcaaattcaagttcaagttcaagatcaagaacgaaggaaaCTGTCAAAAAGTttgagatcaagttacttgttcatacttattattcgtcataaccgTACAAGTATTCGTGACGagtaattcaaattcaaatttgaagacAAAGATTCAAGATAAAGTTATTCAAGTCCTTgaatctaaatcaaattcaagttcaacatattccatattatttgaagaatccgagaattatcatagagattgtaacacgcagtacattttgaaatcaaatattacactttgatACTCCAATTtttcggtcttgattatttatttttctcggctcaaaaatttattatttataattataggGGGAAAaccaaaaaagagaaaaagaatatATAAATGGTGGCCATAGAAAAGGTGCTAACATTTCTATATTCAGTtttatatagatatatagattctcctcataatttttttcatttatattcTATACTACCTCAAAGCATGAACTTACTAACTTTAATGATAAATTACTTTAATACCCCCTCCCAACTAAAACACTCAATTTAatatatcttttatattttatatttatatttatttatttatttatattatattaaaaatagacaCCTTTTCATATtgaagggttgtgacttttccaaaTTGTTGCCACTTTTTTGaagagttgtgacttttccaaagGGTTATGACTTTTTCGAAGAGTTGCGATTTTTTCAAAGACTTTGACTTTTCCGAAGGATTGTGACTTTTCTGATAAGATATAATAAACTCTTGTTCATACTTCCATTTATTGGCTATGTATAGATGATTTCCTCTCATTTTAAAGCTAtaaattttctaagttttttactcttcctcttcttcctaaAAATCCTCAAATGTGATTTGTAGTCGTTAAGTGAGTTAGAAATTCAACGGAATATGAGATATCACACAACTAAAGTTTGGTAAACAAATTGTACCAATCATAATCTCTAAGCACACTAGGCTGCAAACATGTTAAAAAGATTAGCATTGTGAAAAGGATAAGGTGTTATTTAATTTCATGTATTTGAAAGTTGTTAAGTTAGTTTTGTCTCTAATTTTTGGTATGTTTTTTCAGGAGAATGCTAATAATTTCTTTTACCAAAATGTATTCTCTACATAAGTTAATTGCatttgttttctcttctttattAACTTGCTatcctaataatattttgattcaCTCTTTTTTGAACTATTCATGGATTCACTCAAACGTGATTTCTGTGTATTCATCCACTCACTATTCCGATCCAACGATATTAgaagaaggtattaaaataaacttttttttctcCCCAAATTCTGATTTCACCTCAAAAAATAAAGGATATTCTCACGTTCATaatttgtaaataatttttagaagttAATGTTTTGCGATGACAATAAATATCAGTCTAATAGATTGATCATTCATCAATTCGTTCTTGTATTTTTCTCCTACAGTTCTCATCACATACCAgttcaatattatttatatcattttaaaACATTAAAAGTAATTAACATCAGTGGCGGACCCAGAATTTTCGTTCAAGGGGTTCGAAAAAAATATGCTAATAATGTTGATAAATTAACGGGTTAGTTTAGATATAATCGGGTCGGATCATATATGAGCGAGcttaaattcaataatttttaactaaattaaataattttattaaaaaatctatTGAATATGTAATAATATAGACTTGGACATTAATTTTTTGATTGTAATAttactatatataatttaataatttaacgAAACCAAATTTACAATATAAAGCTATTTGAAAAAGTTGTCagactaatttaaaaaaaatatgagaaagatcaaaaataacaataaaaatccCTCAACTGAGATTTGATCTCAGTTATTGTGGGTGGATCTTTACGCTCTTAACCACTGCACTACGTAATAATTAGTATATATACACAAATCACAAATTTAATTCTCTATATACAGTATAATTTTTCAAGTGAACCCCTACGGTTCTATGTGGATCCGCTCTTGATTAGCATGAGATACACGTGCAAAAACTAGTTTCTCTTTAAAAAACACTAATGTGGCTACTTATGGATAGTGAATGGGCCCGGCCCGAAACTGGAGGGAAATGTTTCCCGCCATTTTGTACTTGATCCATTTACTCATACAGTTATATTCATACAGCGTTTGTGTTGAATCGTGAAATTGATAGGCGAAACGATGGAAGCTGTACGGTCTCAGAGGAAATCTTCGGTGTCCAACGGCGTCGTTTCAACTCTCCCTCTCTATCGCTCTGCCCCTCCTCTTGAAGTCCGTCTTGACGATTTCGAGCTTTACGCCATCGATCGCCTACGAGGTAGTAAAACTAAAAAAGTGTAATTTGTTATCCACAGATCTGTTACTTGTCCGACTTGTAACGATGTGCCTTTTGTAGCTAAATTCCATTACaattttttacatatttttatgaACCGCGAAAtagttcgtcaggttgatgctTTCTAATTCCTAATTTCTgttatattttcaatattttgtaTAAAAATCACTTCATTTTTTCTCAAGTTGCGTTCAGTTTATGTGACTGATGCTCATAATCTTTTGATAaccttattttatttgtaaatttCATTTGACCCGTGTTTATCTAGTACTGTTTATTGTTCACtgattattatttattcaatCTAGTTCTTAAAGGAATTTCGGATGCTTTGTCTAGAGGAAAGAAGCCGGATGAGATGGAGAGATTGGTAACTCAATTTTAGTAgagtagtatattttatttcttcctACATTTGGATTGATTTTAGTGGTTTCAAAATTAGGTGTTGGATCTGTGGAAAACAAATATGAGGCAACAAGATTCCTCTGAGGTTGTTAATAAGGACATAATTTCACATTTTGTCTTGCGACTTGTTTATTGCAGGACGTGAGTAAATCTTCTTGACTTTTCTATTTTCGAGTTTCTCTATAATTCTAAGAAAGGATTGcttaatatatataacttaatcTTTTAGGGAGGAGTTAAGAAAATGGTTTCTTTCAATCGAAACTACATTATTTCGTTACCGTTTCCGGGATGAAGCTCCTGAAATTCAGGTTTGATATAGTAACTGGCACATTTTCTTTTCCTCTCAGAACATCTTTATGCTTATTGTTTGTGATATAATAAATTTGGACGCAGAGGTTGCTAATGACAGAGTTTGATCTTCCATACAAAGCTGTGAGCAATGCTGAATATGAGGTAAATGCGCTACAAgtcatatttttttcaagtttttgttCTCTTAACACCAGTACATTTAAGTTTTTACTTTTTGGTGAtttgatgaatcttttggaGATAAGATTTTTCTTTACGGCTTTCTTTTCTGATGCAGAGTGTGAAGGACAAATTGAACCAAGTAGCACGCGCAATAGGACAACCTATTACAAGTAGTATTACTCTTTTGCAATTCCAATTGTGAACTTCTATTTTGACACTATTTAAGGCATTAACTTCatgattatgattattttcaGCTGATGCCATCTTTTACAAGGTATGCTCTTGACTTTTGCAATGCTtaaccccccctccccccatAAAAGAAAATGGCAGTAATAAAGGAGCTAATATGtttcttggactcttcaaaaaaaattctgcTGCACCCAAGTAGATCCGATACGATTTGGGTGTGGGATCCGCAAAGGATTTGGTCAATTCATTTTGGGTACTTTGGCTACATCTATGACCAAGAAATATAGATTGATCGggtatttggtttatttttgaGTTTGTGGCATGTATTCATATATAGTATGAACACTTTGCTATACATGAGATATcttatgaataaattattacgTATTTATACATGGGATGTCTTATGAATGAAATAGTAGGTACTTATACATGAGATAtcttatgaataaaatattagGTATTTGTAAAGTATAAATTGATTAGTTTTAGTTCAACAACTTTAATTAATCAGATGTATATGTATAAATGTCATAATACCCATTTATTCACCGCACCCCGATATCCTTATGCACTTCGAGATCCATACCTCTGAATCCTAAGTTCTATGTAATGAAGAATGTAACCTCTAGTTATGCACCAGTATACCTGTATGCCTAATAGCTACATGTGTATGAATCGACAGATTAAGTTGCTTAAGAGACTTCATTGGTTTGACCAGCAAGCTTGTTGGGAAttgtaagaaagaaaagtgGCTATGATTTTGAGTGTAGACCTCTTGGTGTGGCTGAACATTTTTCATGATTGGCTCAGTATGAACTTAAAGATAGGTTTTCAATTCTATTACGCTAGGAAAATAAAGTGGCAAAAGGGACTCTGTTTATCTTGTTTGAATGAGATTTTGCTTTGGGAGGTTCTGGTTGAGTTTTCTCTTATATATTTTGGTTTTAATAACTCAAGGTTCCATTTGAGGAGGTGCCAGAGCTTGTGGCAGGTCGACGAGTATTTATTCAGAAAGGGAATGCATATATTGCCATGAATCAGGTAATTCATTGTATTTTTATGGAAGCATCCAAATGAATATGTTAATATCAATATACCAATTGCTGTGACGTAGCTTATTCTTGCAGGTGGTTTCACTAGTTGTCACGCAGTTCCGAAGTCATCTTTCGAAAGCACTAGTGCTGACAAACAGGTTGGTCGCCCCATTTTTTGCTCTTCATGAAAAGACGAGCATACCCTTTATTagataagcaacattttaaaACTTATGATAACAATTATTGGAAGTAACTTATCTtatttttcactattttaaACTTTGTTTCAAGCCTATTGCTTGtcctaaaaatgaaattatccTTTCCGGAACTTGATTCTTAATGAGTGCAGTGCCACAAATTAGTTGAGCATGTCACATTAGAAACTGGATTGCTGAACAAATCCATTCAGCTTTTCATCCAATAATGTACGATATATCAGACAACAAAGAGAATTGATTCGTTTACTGCTTTATTTGTAAGCCTCTAATCATTAGCATGTGCATTTCCACTTTGTGCGTCAGATTTCTCATTTTCTCTTGCTTTTCTTGAATCTTAGTTGATGGTTTAGACAGACCACACTTGTCATCGGTCAGATTGCTTCTATATCCGGAACTCATTAAGCTGACTATGTGTTGTCGAGTTCATCTAGCATATTGCTTTGGGAGTTTCATCTATTTACTCTTTTAAAAGTTAAAGGATAGGTTCCATCCTTAGATTTTTAGAAGTTTCAGTTTATTGATTTCAGAAAATGGACCTCGATGATCAGAGAACAGGAGAAGGACCGTTTGGTTCCTGTGAGTATTGAGCTAGTTTTGAAGTTGCACTCAAAAATTGTTTATGTTCCTTACTGTATAAACCTAACTCCCCTTCAATATTTTAGATTATTGAAGCCTTATCCACAAGTTACCTGGGTCCTGATTATAGCCAGGTGATTTAGAGCTACTTTATTATCATCTACTTCCTGCAGTTGCAATGTTCTTGTTGTGTTTGCTTGACTAATCCAACCTTTGTTTCAGCCGAGAGAACATGCAGAAATATCACTTAAAGACATTGATCAGATTGCTAAGAGTTCATTCCCTCTATGTATGCGTCATCTTTTCGAAAAGGTTAAAAGTTGGTCAAGAAACTAAGTTCATTAACATCCTATGTTCCTTTTAGGGTTTACTGTCATAGTTCCTCTTATTAGTTGTACTTTTAAGCAGTTATGATGTTTTGGTACTGCACTTTCTTTTCTAAAAAGTTCGTCTTCACCACGGTTTGTGATTTATTGCAGCTACGAGAGGATCATCATCTGAAGCATGGAGGGAGGATGCAGCTTGGTCTATTTCTCAAGGTTACATTATCAGGGTTGATGAGGATTTTGCCTAATAAATTTGAACTATCTTTTTTAGGATGTGATACCAGGATTAATGGGAACTTTGTTGCTCCGATCACTTCCATATTTTATGCTGCTGTATAGCAATCCATTATCATCATTTTCGTTTTTGATttacatcaaaataaattacaaacTTTCCTTCTCCCAGGTGATTCATCTATGTTGAATCATATTCATGCAGTCGATCCTCTCCCTTTTTTGGTTTGGGGAAGGGGGGTTGGGGCTATTTATGACTATATTATTGCTTTTCAATTGTTGATCCAAAAAGGAAGTTCAATACAACTGAATTTAGAAATTTTCTGCAAATAGTAATGCTccaatatatgttattttttatcGAACATCATGCGCTAGCTATTGCACATGGCATAAAAGAAAATGGATGATTAATAATTTGATAAACATACAAACTATGCATTCAAGAATTCTGGTCAAATATATGCCTTTCAGAGAGAAAAATGCGAAGAATAAAAAACAAAAGGATTGATAAAAGCTAGAAGGTGGACAATGAAATGGTTCTGGATGAGGTTAAGAAGTAATTgcttttaaaaatagaaaataggCTATAAGTGATATAGAACAATTTTTATCCTACAGTTTTGATCATTTGAGAAAGAAAGTAagttaaaaggaaaaagaaatggTTCTGGATGAGGTTAAGAAGTAATTgcttttaaaaatagaaaataggCTAAGTGATATAGAACAATTTTTATCCTACAGTTTTGATCATTCGAGAAAGAAAGTaagttaaaaggaaaaaaaagaagagattaCTAAAGTTTTCTTTTGTTCTGTTAGGGCTCTCTTCTTGTCAATAATTTGTTTAGAGTTACAGATTCTTTGGTTGAAGCGCGTGGATATCCACAGGAACATAAATATTAGTTTTTCTCTCAACTAGCAATTGTAAGAATCAATTCTTCACTGTTCATTCTTTGATAGTGTTTTTGCTTGATTTGTAGTGTGTTGGATTGAAGTTGGATGATGCCCTTGCATTCTGGAGAGCTGAGTTCTCCCGAAAAGTAAGCAGTATTTAGTGctctatgtattatttttctacACATTGCTAGTTTTTTCTTCTGTAGAATGTAATGTACTGAACATGTCCAAAAATGAGCAAGCTATTACAGGCAAGAAGTACTGTGGAGAAGAGTTGTCCTCAGTTTTCCTTGTACAAGCTAAATTTGTAGCTTAGCTAGAAATAGGTTTACCATTATGGATAAGGAGAGAATAGACTGTGAACAAACAATAAGAAAGGTTGTCAGATAATATGGCTTGCACCTTCTGAAGATGGTGGTCTCAGATGTGTTCAATTTCTCTGGAAAATCAAGTGCAGAATTTTTTCTTGTAGGTTGGTGCTGAAAGATTTGATAAAGAATATGCATACAGCATAAGACACAATTACGGGAAAGAAGGAAAGAGAACGGTAAGTAACTTGTTTGAAGTTGCATTGTGGAATATGTAGAGTTTGTGAGAACATCTATGCATTTTGTACTCCATAGTTGTGAGGGAACATTCTATTCTGTATTATAAGTGAGAAGTACCTTGAGAAAAAACAAATGCAACACACAAAAAAGAGCTCTAATGTCTGAAACAACCGAGAGAAGAAATACAACGAGAACAAATTCTTCTAGTTCTGGATATCAGCTTTCATTTTTGTTCTCTCTTTTAGGTAGGAAAAACCAGAGGAAATGGCTTTTGTCCTTCTTTTTACGATTTCTCTATTCCTTTGAATGCCCATGAGTAAGCATAGAATATTGGAATAGTTTCAGGATTCTGCTGATACATAAAAAGAGTGAAAAGAAGAGAAATTATTTCTACATCTTGtgctatattttttttggttgagaTTTGCATTCTTTTCTCCCTTTGATTTCTCAACAACCCGTATTGCTTTCTTGCAAGAGTGCAGGATTACACACCTTATTCTTGTCAAAAGATTATATCATCAGCTCCTGGAGTAGGAGATCACCATGGCTGTCCATATCGTCATTTCAGGTCATACTGATCTTGTGTCGCATTTGATCTTGTTCACTGAAGTGAGCAATTG
This sequence is a window from Solanum dulcamara chromosome 10, daSolDulc1.2, whole genome shotgun sequence. Protein-coding genes within it:
- the LOC129870705 gene encoding probable DNA primase large subunit isoform X1, translating into MEAVRSQRKSSVSNGVVSTLPLYRSAPPLEVRLDDFELYAIDRLRVLKGISDALSRGKKPDEMERLVLDLWKTNMRQQDSSEVVNKDIISHFVLRLVYCRTEELRKWFLSIETTLFRYRFRDEAPEIQRLLMTEFDLPYKAVSNAEYESVKDKLNQVARAIGQPITTDAIFYKVPFEEVPELVAGRRVFIQKGNAYIAMNQVVSLVVTQFRSHLSKALVLTNRKWTSMIREQEKDRLVPIIEALSTSYLGPDYSQPREHAEISLKDIDQIAKSSFPLCMRHLFEKLREDHHLKHGGRMQLGLFLKCVGLKLDDALAFWRAEFSRKVGAERFDKEYAYSIRHNYGKEGKRTDYTPYSCQKIISSAPGVGDHHGCPYRHFSEENLRAALTRMRVGNRALEDVLDKVRNRHYQLACTLTFEAVHGSSCDAGVNHPNQYYNDSQKILESQNSSSNPQGTTAI
- the LOC129870705 gene encoding probable DNA primase large subunit isoform X2, with the translated sequence MEAVRSQRKSSVSNGVVSTLPLYRSAPPLEVRLDDFELYAIDRLRVLKGISDALSRGKKPDEMERLVLDLWKTNMRQQDSSEVVNKDIISHFVLRLVYCRTEELRKWFLSIETTLFRYRFRDEAPEIQRLLMTEFDLPYKAVSNAEYESVKDKLNQVARAIGQPITTDAIFYKVPFEEVPELVAGRRVFIQKGNAYIAMNQVVSLVVTQFRSHLSKALVLTNRKWTSMIREQEKDRLVPIIEALSTSYLGPDYSQPREHAEISLKDIDQIAKSSFPLCMRHLFEKLREDHHLKHGGRMQLGLFLKCVGLKLDDALAFWRAEFSRKVGAERFDKEYAYSIRHNYGKEGKRTSAGLHTLFLSKDYIISSWSRRSPWLSISSFQ